The following coding sequences lie in one Candidatus Nitrospira allomarina genomic window:
- a CDS encoding efflux RND transporter periplasmic adaptor subunit, translated as MLTHTSRKNWIILGLLLCMLVASLFFFKETWWPLFQSTGMTTNEARQTEQPMQDMNIMSGHSSMERESSQGYAMVTPARQQLIGVTTALVSMRPLQTVIRAVGKVDYDEQRLTHINLRISGWVEDLFVDSTGQLVQKGQPLFTLYSQELVSAQEEYLLAMKANQQIQNSPLLETRHQTAQMVQSARERLRHWTLTDAQIDELARRGKSQTYVTIYSPVAGYVIDKQVFKGTLVKPEMTLYAIADLSTVWVQAEVFEYEMPFVQVGQLGILTLAAYPGETFQGEITFIYPYLNQEARTNTVRLVFKNPKLRLKPDMYGTVQIQVNRGSKLVVPEEAVLDSGTRQVVYVLRGEGMFEPRPVTLGPKVGGYYEILEGLALDERIATSGTFLLDSESKLMASSNMMGALGMGGIKMEQANMGKMDMDMGADKAMTGPGMAPASKTPAGTRKKNAGDLTLSFSTNPSPARIGENRIQVTVSNQQGKPVSPAQVQLTFTMPMPGMSGM; from the coding sequence ATGCTCACGCACACATCACGAAAAAACTGGATCATCCTCGGATTATTGCTCTGTATGCTTGTGGCAAGCCTGTTCTTTTTCAAAGAAACCTGGTGGCCCCTCTTCCAATCAACGGGAATGACCACGAACGAGGCGAGGCAGACCGAACAACCCATGCAGGACATGAACATCATGAGCGGCCATTCCTCCATGGAGAGGGAATCCAGCCAGGGCTATGCCATGGTGACTCCGGCACGGCAACAATTGATTGGCGTCACCACAGCTCTGGTGAGCATGCGCCCGCTCCAGACGGTGATCCGTGCCGTGGGGAAAGTGGACTATGACGAACAACGTCTCACCCATATCAATCTTCGCATTTCCGGTTGGGTGGAGGATCTCTTTGTGGATTCCACGGGCCAGCTTGTTCAAAAAGGTCAGCCCTTGTTCACCCTCTACAGCCAGGAACTCGTGTCAGCGCAGGAAGAATATCTGCTTGCGATGAAGGCCAACCAGCAGATTCAGAACAGCCCTCTTCTCGAAACCCGACATCAGACGGCACAAATGGTCCAGTCCGCGCGCGAACGTCTCCGACATTGGACATTAACGGATGCGCAGATCGATGAGTTAGCGCGCCGTGGCAAGTCGCAGACCTATGTCACGATCTATTCCCCTGTCGCCGGGTACGTTATCGATAAGCAGGTGTTTAAAGGTACGTTGGTGAAACCCGAGATGACCCTCTATGCGATTGCCGACCTTTCTACCGTGTGGGTGCAGGCGGAAGTGTTTGAGTATGAAATGCCCTTCGTCCAAGTGGGACAACTGGGAATCCTGACCCTGGCGGCCTATCCAGGAGAAACCTTTCAAGGAGAAATCACCTTTATCTATCCCTACCTCAACCAGGAGGCCCGAACCAATACCGTTCGGCTGGTGTTCAAGAACCCGAAGCTGCGACTGAAACCGGACATGTATGGGACCGTTCAGATTCAGGTGAATCGCGGAAGCAAGCTTGTGGTTCCTGAAGAAGCGGTGCTCGATTCCGGTACCCGACAGGTCGTCTATGTGCTCAGGGGAGAGGGCATGTTTGAACCACGGCCAGTCACCCTCGGCCCGAAAGTAGGCGGCTACTATGAAATCCTCGAGGGTCTGGCCTTGGACGAGCGGATCGCCACCTCCGGCACCTTTCTCCTCGATTCGGAAAGCAAGCTCATGGCGAGTTCGAACATGATGGGTGCGCTGGGGATGGGAGGAATCAAAATGGAGCAGGCGAACATGGGCAAGATGGATATGGACATGGGTGCGGACAAGGCCATGACAGGACCAGGAATGGCGCCGGCGAGCAAGACACCGGCGGGAACGAGGAAAAAGAACGCCGGTGACCTCACGCTGAGCTTTTCGACCAATCCCTCGCCCGCGCGCATAGGGGAAAATCGTATTCAGGTGACCGTATCCAATCAACAGGGCAAACCGGTCTCCCCTGCTCAGGTACAACTCACCTTCACCATGCCGATGCCGGGCATGTCCGGAATGTGA
- a CDS encoding efflux RND transporter permease subunit has product MIERIIGWSARNGFLVGILTLFLMGWGIWAVYHTPLDALPDLSDVQVIVLTEWPGRSPDLIEDQITYPIVTSMLGAPRIKYVRGQSFLGLSFVYIVFQDGTDMYWARSRVVEYMQGLVGKLPEGISPTLGPDATGVGWVFQYALVDESGNHSLADLRSFQDWYLRYWLQSVPGVAEVATIGGFVKQYQVQVDPVKLQGYGIGLPQVIQAVRRSNNEVGGRVIEASEREYMVRGRGYIQSLDDLRTIPIGTDGKGTPITVHDVATVTFGPDLRRGIAELNGKGETVGGIVVMRYGENALEVIQRVKEKITTITPSIPEGIRIVPVYDRSELILRAIDTLKEKVIEITIVVSVISLLFLFHFRSALVPVLLLPVAILLSFIAMYYLGVSSNVMSLSGIAIAIGTMVDAVIVMVENAHRRLEEWESRGRSGSRDDVIIQAAREVGKPLFFSLLIITVSFLPIFTLEAQEGRLFKPLAYTKTFAMFFAALLSIGLAPLLMKWFIRGRIMAEGRNPLNRFLVWIYTPLLKGVLKVRWLIVGLAILGMILVVPVYQQLGSEFMPPLNEGTILYMPTSIPGMSIKQASTILQTQDRLLKEFPEVDQVMGKMGRARTATDPAPLHMGETIVTLKPQKDWRPGMTWDKLIAEMDQKVKFPGMANIWWMPIQTRTEMLATGIRSSLGVRILGPKLEELERIGLHIESLLSTLQGTRSAYAERVTGGYYVDIHVNRTAAARYGLTVEDVQDVIESAIGGKNIAWTVEGRERYPINVRYPRDLRQDVEALKRVLVSTPHGEQIPLAQLSHISTTTGPPSVRDENGSLASMVFVDIAGGDLGTYVHKAKDLVQKHVTLPPGYTLQWAGQYQYLERAQEKLKIVIPLTLFLIFLLLYLNFQSVPRCLLVLLSVPFSLVGAICYVDFLNYPLSIAVWVGLIALAGVAAETGVIMVMFLDEACARRQRENRMHSLADLRDAIIDGAVLRVRPKIMTASAIILGLLPIMWSHGTGADVMKRIAAPMIGGMVSATVLTLLVIPVIYFIWRQRQLQLIH; this is encoded by the coding sequence ATGATTGAACGAATCATTGGCTGGAGTGCGCGAAACGGATTTTTGGTCGGAATCCTTACCCTTTTTCTGATGGGTTGGGGAATCTGGGCGGTCTATCACACGCCACTGGATGCCCTGCCCGATCTATCCGATGTGCAAGTGATCGTCTTGACGGAGTGGCCTGGCCGAAGCCCGGATTTGATTGAGGATCAAATTACCTATCCCATTGTCACCTCGATGTTAGGCGCTCCACGCATAAAATATGTTCGAGGACAATCGTTTCTGGGTTTGTCCTTTGTCTACATTGTGTTTCAGGACGGAACCGACATGTATTGGGCCCGAAGCCGGGTGGTGGAATACATGCAAGGGCTGGTGGGAAAACTGCCGGAAGGAATCTCTCCAACCTTAGGGCCTGATGCGACCGGGGTCGGGTGGGTCTTTCAATATGCCCTTGTGGACGAAAGCGGAAACCATAGCCTGGCCGATCTTCGCTCGTTTCAAGATTGGTATTTGCGCTATTGGTTGCAAAGTGTGCCCGGCGTGGCGGAAGTGGCAACCATCGGCGGGTTCGTGAAACAGTATCAAGTCCAGGTCGATCCGGTGAAACTACAGGGATATGGTATCGGCCTTCCCCAGGTCATTCAGGCTGTCCGACGCAGTAACAATGAAGTAGGAGGACGGGTCATTGAGGCCAGTGAACGGGAATATATGGTACGCGGCCGCGGATACATCCAATCGCTTGACGATCTTCGAACCATTCCCATCGGAACGGACGGAAAGGGGACGCCCATTACCGTCCACGATGTCGCGACCGTGACGTTCGGTCCGGATCTCAGACGTGGCATTGCTGAATTGAATGGAAAAGGAGAAACCGTCGGTGGAATAGTGGTGATGCGTTATGGCGAAAATGCGCTTGAAGTCATTCAACGGGTCAAAGAAAAAATAACAACCATCACGCCCTCCATTCCCGAGGGCATCCGTATCGTTCCGGTGTATGATCGCTCGGAATTAATTCTTCGGGCCATCGACACCTTGAAAGAAAAAGTCATTGAAATCACCATTGTCGTGAGCGTGATTAGTCTCCTCTTTTTATTTCACTTTCGCTCCGCGCTGGTTCCCGTCCTCTTACTGCCGGTGGCGATTCTCTTGTCGTTTATTGCGATGTATTATTTGGGCGTCTCCTCGAACGTCATGTCACTCTCGGGCATTGCCATCGCCATCGGAACCATGGTCGATGCAGTCATTGTCATGGTGGAAAATGCGCACCGTCGCTTGGAGGAGTGGGAATCCCGAGGACGTTCAGGCTCACGGGATGACGTCATTATTCAAGCCGCCCGGGAAGTCGGCAAGCCTCTCTTCTTTTCTTTGCTCATTATCACCGTCTCGTTTCTACCCATATTTACATTAGAAGCGCAGGAAGGCCGTCTGTTCAAGCCGCTGGCCTACACCAAAACATTCGCCATGTTCTTTGCGGCGCTGCTGTCCATCGGATTGGCTCCCCTCTTGATGAAATGGTTCATTCGCGGCCGGATCATGGCTGAAGGACGAAACCCGTTGAACCGGTTTCTTGTATGGATCTATACCCCTCTTTTGAAAGGTGTCCTGAAAGTCCGTTGGCTGATCGTCGGCTTGGCCATTCTCGGTATGATCCTCGTCGTTCCCGTCTACCAACAGTTAGGCTCTGAATTTATGCCCCCCCTGAACGAAGGCACGATTCTGTATATGCCCACAAGCATTCCGGGCATGTCCATCAAACAAGCCTCCACCATCCTTCAAACGCAAGACCGATTGTTAAAAGAATTTCCAGAAGTAGATCAAGTGATGGGCAAAATGGGTCGGGCGCGCACCGCAACCGATCCGGCTCCCTTACATATGGGCGAGACCATCGTGACCCTGAAGCCTCAGAAAGATTGGCGACCCGGTATGACGTGGGACAAGCTCATTGCCGAAATGGACCAAAAGGTGAAATTTCCAGGGATGGCAAATATTTGGTGGATGCCGATTCAAACTCGAACCGAAATGCTTGCCACGGGCATTCGCAGCAGTTTAGGGGTTCGAATTCTGGGGCCCAAATTAGAAGAACTGGAACGCATCGGGCTACACATTGAAAGTCTGCTTTCCACACTTCAGGGTACCAGAAGTGCCTACGCCGAACGGGTCACGGGAGGGTACTATGTCGATATCCACGTGAACCGCACCGCCGCGGCCCGTTATGGCCTCACCGTTGAAGACGTGCAGGATGTCATTGAATCCGCTATTGGCGGGAAAAATATTGCATGGACCGTTGAAGGGCGAGAACGCTATCCGATTAATGTTCGATACCCGCGTGATCTGCGACAGGATGTGGAAGCGCTCAAGCGCGTGCTTGTCAGCACGCCACACGGCGAACAGATCCCTCTCGCGCAACTTTCTCACATCTCCACCACCACGGGACCGCCTTCAGTGCGAGATGAAAATGGATCGTTAGCGAGTATGGTATTTGTCGATATTGCAGGCGGGGATCTCGGCACCTATGTCCACAAAGCCAAAGACCTGGTTCAGAAGCACGTCACCCTTCCACCCGGGTATACATTACAATGGGCCGGTCAATATCAGTATCTGGAGCGGGCACAGGAAAAACTCAAGATTGTGATTCCCCTCACGCTATTTCTCATATTCCTCCTCCTGTATCTCAACTTTCAGTCCGTCCCCCGATGTCTGCTGGTATTGCTATCGGTGCCGTTCTCGTTGGTCGGGGCCATCTGTTATGTGGATTTCCTGAACTATCCTCTCAGCATTGCCGTATGGGTCGGACTGATCGCCCTGGCAGGAGTGGCCGCAGAAACCGGCGTGATCATGGTGATGTTTTTGGACGAGGCCTGTGCCCGCCGGCAACGGGAGAATCGCATGCACTCTTTGGCGGACCTTCGTGACGCTATCATTGACGGTGCTGTCTTACGAGTCCGCCCAAAAATCATGACCGCCTCGGCCATCATCCTGGGTCTGCTGCCCATCATGTGGTCCCACGGAACCGGCGCAGATGTCATGAAACGCATCGCGGCGCCGATGATCGGCGGAATGGTCTCGGCGACGGTGCTCACACTGTTGGTCATCCCCGTCATCTATTTCATCTGGCGTCAGCGGCAATTACAATTAATTCATTGA
- a CDS encoding tetratricopeptide repeat protein yields the protein MMQPFTHIREASCRLNWRLLVLIALWTITACATAPQPPQNEPLPPPEQASPLVAQLLLDGNRLFAEHRWTSAIIKYEEAVQAQPTLAEAHYNLGMALYKKGPVSAARPHFIEAADLAPGHPVIWNAPPFRKYGTVESSTPTSAPDGHFGHQH from the coding sequence ATGATGCAACCATTCACTCACATACGAGAGGCAAGCTGTCGCCTGAACTGGCGTCTCCTGGTTCTTATAGCGCTATGGACAATCACGGCCTGTGCCACCGCACCTCAACCGCCGCAAAACGAACCTCTCCCGCCACCCGAGCAAGCGAGTCCTCTGGTCGCGCAACTGCTCCTGGATGGCAATCGTCTGTTTGCCGAACACCGGTGGACCTCTGCGATTATAAAGTACGAAGAAGCCGTTCAAGCCCAGCCAACATTGGCCGAAGCCCATTACAACCTGGGCATGGCCCTCTACAAAAAAGGGCCCGTTTCAGCCGCGCGTCCCCATTTTATCGAAGCGGCCGATTTAGCTCCGGGGCATCCCGTCATTTGGAATGCTCCCCCGTTCAGAAAATATGGCACGGTTGAGTCAAGCACACCAACATCGGCACCAGATGGTCATTTTGGACATCAGCATTGA
- a CDS encoding copper resistance system multicopper oxidase yields MSSNKDSHDTRMTRRSLLKGFGALGITAALGRLLPSYVLAGTTKAKAGYPSELHGKTIDLRIAESPFQIGELTGMAKTINGTLPGPLIRLKEGDNVTLNVTNRLMEDTSIHWHGLLLPPDMDGVPGVSFAGIKPASTFRYRYPIRQSGTYWYHSHSGFQEQSGVYGPLIIDPIEPDPFHYDRDYVVVLSDWTFESPESVFANLKKQSDYYNFQKRTAPEFFSDVSRMGLGPALQNYLMWDRMRMDPTDFADVTGYIYTYLMNGMAPDQNWTGLFRPGERVRLRFIAATAMTFYDVRLPGLTMTVVQADGQNVQPVAVDELRIGPAETYDVIVQPAEDRAYTIFAETLDRSGYARGTLAPSAGMTAPLPDRRPRPLRTMAAMGMHMDSMDMGDMNKHDQHGGAHMEPPEMDKSKNHATEHLHDMHDMSDFPPDESRQSEIPGNTPVKHAPGHHGTGNQSVAEYSRQQLDEPGIGLENTGTRVLVYTDLKSLAPYPDQREPGREIELHLTGHMERYMWSFDGKKYSEAKEPIFFRHGERLRFTFVNDTMMEHPLHLHGMWMHLENGAGTFLPRKHTVIVKPAERLSVAITADAPGRWAFHCHLLMHMEAGMFRVVEVSGVEPSVHS; encoded by the coding sequence ATGAGCAGCAACAAGGATAGTCATGACACTCGAATGACGCGGCGCTCGTTACTGAAAGGGTTTGGTGCGCTTGGAATAACGGCGGCTTTGGGTCGCCTCCTTCCTTCCTATGTTCTGGCCGGCACAACCAAGGCAAAAGCGGGATATCCTTCAGAACTACATGGAAAGACCATTGATTTACGCATTGCCGAATCTCCGTTTCAAATCGGAGAGTTGACCGGAATGGCCAAAACCATCAACGGCACGTTACCCGGTCCTTTAATTCGATTGAAGGAAGGTGACAACGTAACACTCAATGTCACGAACCGGTTAATGGAAGATACCTCCATCCACTGGCATGGATTGCTTCTTCCGCCGGACATGGACGGTGTGCCGGGCGTCAGTTTCGCCGGCATCAAGCCGGCCTCGACCTTCCGCTATCGCTACCCCATCCGACAAAGCGGAACCTATTGGTATCACAGTCATTCCGGCTTCCAGGAACAATCGGGTGTTTACGGACCGCTCATCATCGATCCGATCGAGCCGGATCCGTTTCACTACGATCGGGATTATGTGGTGGTGCTCTCGGATTGGACCTTCGAGTCGCCGGAGTCGGTCTTTGCCAATCTCAAAAAGCAAAGTGACTACTATAATTTCCAGAAGCGCACCGCCCCCGAGTTCTTTTCCGATGTGTCACGAATGGGATTGGGGCCTGCGCTGCAGAACTATCTGATGTGGGACCGGATGCGAATGGACCCCACGGACTTCGCGGACGTTACCGGGTATATCTATACCTATTTAATGAATGGAATGGCACCTGACCAAAATTGGACAGGGCTCTTTCGTCCAGGTGAACGAGTGCGATTGCGCTTCATCGCCGCCACCGCCATGACCTTTTATGACGTGCGCCTGCCGGGACTCACCATGACCGTCGTTCAGGCGGACGGACAAAATGTGCAGCCTGTGGCGGTGGATGAATTACGTATCGGACCAGCCGAAACCTACGATGTGATCGTCCAACCAGCCGAGGATCGGGCCTATACAATTTTTGCCGAAACACTTGATCGAAGCGGCTACGCACGAGGCACACTGGCTCCGAGCGCTGGAATGACCGCCCCACTCCCCGACCGTCGTCCGCGGCCTCTCCGGACCATGGCTGCCATGGGCATGCACATGGACAGTATGGACATGGGGGACATGAACAAACATGATCAGCACGGCGGGGCACACATGGAGCCTCCGGAAATGGACAAGTCCAAAAACCACGCCACAGAACACCTGCATGACATGCACGACATGTCAGACTTTCCACCGGATGAATCGCGCCAATCGGAAATTCCCGGCAATACACCAGTCAAACATGCTCCGGGTCATCATGGTACCGGCAATCAATCTGTCGCCGAATATTCGCGTCAACAGCTGGATGAGCCCGGCATTGGGCTGGAGAATACCGGCACACGGGTGCTGGTTTACACCGATTTGAAAAGCCTTGCGCCCTATCCCGACCAGCGGGAACCTGGGCGCGAAATTGAGCTCCACCTCACGGGCCACATGGAACGTTACATGTGGTCATTCGACGGCAAAAAATATTCGGAAGCCAAGGAGCCCATTTTCTTTCGTCACGGCGAACGGCTGCGCTTCACCTTCGTCAACGATACGATGATGGAGCATCCCCTACACTTGCACGGGATGTGGATGCACCTTGAGAACGGGGCAGGGACCTTCCTGCCACGCAAACACACCGTCATCGTGAAACCGGCTGAGCGACTCTCCGTCGCCATCACGGCGGACGCTCCCGGACGTTGGGCGTTTCACTGCCATCTGCTCATGCATATGGAAGCGGGCATGTTCCGCGTCGTTGAAGTTTCTGGCGTGGAACCTTCGGTGCATTCATGA
- a CDS encoding copper resistance protein B, producing the protein MRISVRCLLSLTVISLLIWDFHSSGIFAQSIPDESTSAHEHTYHPHTIQPDGQTDTRSGVLREMSATGSPESKEVDWPSPVMDEQRHGFFLADVLEYRPNIGGDGSNDDYRWDIEGWYGGDYNRIWFKSEGQRDTAFKANYDIDSQLLFGRFIQQYYDLQVGGRVETQSYRGRNVTRGLAVIGLQGLVPYNYEIQPAFFISQHGDLSARLTATKDLSLTQRLILQPRFETNAAIQRVRKFTTGSGLNNLELGFRLRYEIRREFAPYVGISLDKSFGDTASLVRQEGGNPSQIRFVVGVRLWF; encoded by the coding sequence ATGAGGATATCTGTTCGATGCCTCCTCTCACTCACGGTCATCAGTCTCCTTATTTGGGATTTCCATTCGTCAGGCATCTTTGCCCAATCCATCCCCGACGAATCAACCTCCGCGCATGAACACACTTACCACCCCCATACAATACAGCCGGATGGCCAGACTGACACCCGATCCGGGGTACTCCGAGAAATGTCCGCCACGGGATCACCTGAATCCAAAGAAGTGGACTGGCCCAGTCCTGTCATGGATGAGCAGCGCCACGGTTTTTTTCTCGCCGACGTTCTGGAATACCGGCCGAACATTGGCGGGGACGGAAGTAACGACGACTACCGATGGGACATCGAGGGCTGGTACGGCGGTGACTACAATCGAATCTGGTTCAAAAGCGAGGGCCAGCGGGACACGGCATTTAAGGCCAACTACGACATTGATTCACAACTCCTCTTCGGACGCTTCATTCAGCAGTATTACGATTTACAAGTAGGGGGGCGCGTCGAAACACAATCCTATCGGGGACGGAATGTCACGCGAGGACTGGCGGTGATCGGACTACAAGGTCTCGTCCCGTATAACTATGAAATTCAGCCCGCCTTCTTCATTAGTCAACATGGGGACCTGTCCGCACGATTGACCGCGACCAAAGATCTCTCCCTTACGCAACGGCTGATCCTCCAGCCTCGCTTTGAGACGAATGCCGCGATTCAACGTGTACGAAAGTTCACAACGGGTTCAGGACTGAATAACCTTGAATTGGGGTTTCGGCTGCGTTATGAAATCCGACGGGAATTTGCCCCCTACGTGGGAATCTCCTTGGACAAAAGTTTTGGAGATACCGCCTCGCTTGTACGGCAAGAAGGAGGAAATCCCAGTCAGATACGATTCGTGGTGGGTGTAAGGCTCTGGTTTTAA
- a CDS encoding four-helix bundle copper-binding protein: MAHQHQSCIEACVRCAQECESCGNQCLGDMPDCARLCIDCADLCWTCTAFMSRDSQFSAELCDICATICDACAKECEKHDNEHCRRCAEACRRCAEECRKMGAGAKKQPVGAGR; this comes from the coding sequence ATGGCACATCAACACCAATCTTGTATAGAAGCCTGCGTGCGCTGTGCTCAGGAATGCGAATCATGCGGGAATCAATGCTTGGGTGACATGCCCGACTGTGCCAGGCTTTGTATAGACTGCGCAGATCTCTGTTGGACCTGTACGGCATTTATGAGTCGAGATTCTCAATTCAGTGCGGAACTCTGCGACATTTGCGCCACAATTTGTGACGCCTGTGCCAAGGAGTGCGAGAAACATGACAACGAGCATTGCCGACGCTGTGCGGAAGCCTGTCGCCGATGCGCGGAAGAATGTCGCAAAATGGGTGCAGGAGCAAAAAAACAACCTGTGGGCGCCGGGCGATAG
- a CDS encoding TolC family protein, with translation MIKISMAGLGWPILVFGLGFSGCAIPFHDNQMDELPRPNMYPQKGIPTLFPDLQNEKHLHTVPAEGQTQADDEHDDGTLSLPRLKNLARKNNPTLIQAWVLVEGERAKALQAGLYPNPVGGYSGDQINVKNTIGEFQGGFIQQEFVTAGKLELSREKYLARASAAEYQALAQEYRVMNGIVIQYYRLLGFQERVDIQRELLKSWQDQLLTVKEMFNVGQANEADLRQARVQLQQQQLSVLMAENEFQMERERLMALVGTSLPNQAVSGMLAEDLPPIRFEEALKRLLQESPELALAHANVRSDQIMVQREQAEPIPNITLRGSAGRNYVETQTVYGIQAFIKIPIFDWNQGTIQQARADLRRQEAQVTLTELRLRRSLAEQFQQYLTALQHITSYRDFLLPESEARYRVQLQSYQSDRETWPEVLQAQRDFFMLRLEYINQLIAWRTARVTIEGLLLIDGLQAPQGVTPPGHLDANPKPR, from the coding sequence ATGATCAAGATCTCCATGGCCGGGTTAGGGTGGCCAATTCTGGTTTTCGGATTGGGATTTTCCGGATGTGCTATCCCTTTCCATGATAATCAGATGGATGAACTGCCTAGACCGAACATGTATCCTCAGAAGGGAATCCCAACTTTATTTCCGGATCTCCAAAATGAGAAACACCTGCACACGGTACCGGCAGAAGGTCAGACCCAGGCGGATGACGAGCATGACGACGGAACCCTTTCACTTCCGCGGCTCAAGAATCTCGCACGGAAAAATAATCCTACCTTGATACAGGCCTGGGTTCTGGTCGAGGGAGAACGGGCCAAGGCTCTTCAGGCGGGCCTCTACCCAAATCCGGTCGGTGGTTATTCAGGAGATCAGATCAACGTCAAGAACACCATTGGAGAATTTCAGGGAGGATTTATTCAACAAGAATTTGTCACGGCGGGAAAACTCGAATTGAGTCGTGAGAAATATTTAGCACGAGCTTCCGCCGCTGAATATCAGGCCCTTGCGCAGGAATATCGTGTGATGAACGGGATCGTAATCCAATATTATCGCCTTTTGGGATTTCAGGAGCGGGTAGACATCCAACGGGAGCTTCTCAAAAGTTGGCAGGATCAGCTCTTGACCGTCAAGGAAATGTTTAATGTCGGCCAAGCCAATGAGGCTGATCTGCGCCAGGCCCGAGTGCAACTTCAACAGCAACAATTGTCCGTGCTCATGGCGGAAAATGAATTCCAAATGGAAAGGGAGCGCTTAATGGCTCTCGTGGGGACGTCCCTTCCCAATCAAGCGGTTTCAGGAATGCTGGCAGAAGATCTGCCTCCCATCCGATTCGAGGAGGCCCTCAAGAGGTTACTGCAGGAAAGCCCTGAACTGGCCCTGGCGCATGCCAATGTGCGATCGGATCAAATTATGGTTCAGCGGGAACAGGCGGAACCTATCCCCAACATAACCCTTAGAGGTTCGGCCGGCCGGAATTATGTCGAAACACAGACGGTCTATGGCATTCAAGCGTTTATCAAAATTCCCATTTTTGATTGGAACCAGGGAACGATACAACAGGCCCGGGCCGATCTCCGCCGACAAGAGGCCCAAGTCACACTTACGGAGCTTCGATTGCGCCGAAGTTTAGCCGAACAGTTTCAACAGTATCTCACCGCCCTTCAACATATTACGAGTTATCGGGATTTTCTGTTGCCCGAATCAGAGGCACGGTATCGCGTTCAATTACAGAGTTATCAATCCGACCGTGAAACCTGGCCGGAGGTGCTGCAAGCTCAACGGGATTTCTTCATGCTTCGATTGGAATATATCAATCAGTTAATTGCCTGGCGAACCGCCAGAGTGACCATTGAAGGACTGCTGCTCATTGACGGCCTTCAGGCACCGCAGGGTGTGACACCGCCTGGGCACCTTGATGCGAATCCCAAACCCAGATAA